Proteins encoded together in one Styela clava chromosome 12, kaStyClav1.hap1.2, whole genome shotgun sequence window:
- the LOC120329560 gene encoding carnitine O-acetyltransferase-like isoform X3: MPNHLPPAPNRFLRHQETLPNLPVPPLQQTLQKYLQAIQPLVDENQFKATESIVQEFGRKGGSGEKLQEKLEHRAKKFENWLSDWWLDAAYLDFRTPVVVNVSPSVTFPRDEFRGHKGQVEHAAKLISGVLDYKIDIDNETLAVEKLGNHPLCMDQYYKILSSCRIPGIKSDLVENYARSWLPPQHIVVAKNNHFFKLSVYNSDGSPLTIDQLEEQLNTIVAAALKKDIGVGILTSDGRNNWAKASKILLKDSTNKHSIRTIQRSIFMVCLDEAVPAVTEEKWTTDMALRALHGGGSEINSANRWFDKTLQFVICPDGGVGLTYEHSPAEGPPIMALLDHVHKYCKDPPEQPKMPLLALARPMKLEFNVSSDVKRSIDTASENIDAVVRDVQMNCIKFADFGKNFPKSCKISPDAFIQVALQLAYMKMYHQTCATYESASLRRFRLGRTDTIRSCTNASKAFSEAMLNDNMNSTKKSELLREAIASHRKYTSDAIAGEAIDRHLLGLKLTAIEAKENVPEIFMDPTYETAMHYKLSTSQVPCKADLCMGFGPVVPNGYGVCYNPKEEYFLFSISAYNSSPETDAYKFGDQLSEALNDMKKVLQEADALSSKL, from the exons ATGCCGAATCATCTTCCTCCCGCACCGAATAGATTTCTCAGACATCAAGAAACTCTTCCCAATTTACCTGTTCCTCCTCTACAACAGACTTTACAGAA GTACTTGCAAGCTATACAACCTCTTGTTGATGAAAATCAATTCAAAGCCACGGAATCAATTGTACAAGAATTTGGAAGGAAAGGGGGATCGGGTGAAAAATTACAAGAGAAGTTGGAACACAGagcgaaaaaatttgaaaattgg CTTTCTGATTGGTGGTTGGATGCGGCATATCTTGACTTCCGAACTCCAGTCGTCGTCAATGTCAGTCCTTCTGTGACCTTTCCACGAGATGAGTTCAGAGGTCACAAAGGTCAGGTTGAACACGCAGCTAAACTTATCTCTGGTGTGTTGGACTATAAGATAGACATTGATAA tgAAACACTTGCTGTTGAAAAACTTGGAAACCATCCATTGTGTATGGAtcaatattataaaatcttatcATCATGCCGAATACCTGGAATTAAAAGTGATTTAGTTGAAAACTATGCAAGATCTTGGCTTCCTCCTCAACATATTGTTGTCGCAAAGAATAATCAT ttttttaagCTGTCAGTGTACAATAGTGATGGCTCCCCTCTTACTATTGATCAATTAGAAGAACAATTGAATACAATAGTAGCTGCAGCTCTAAAGAAAGATATTGGTGTTGGAATACTGACTTCTGATGGAAGAAATAACTGGGCAAAAGCATCAAAAATATTACTTAAAG ATTCAACAAACAAGCATTCGATACGAACCATCCAACGTTCAATATTCATGGTATGTTTGGACGAAGCAGTTCCAGCAGTTACAGAAGAGAAATGGACGACTGACATGGCACTCCGAGCACTGCATGGTGGTGGAAGCGAAATTAATTCAGCAAACAGATGGTTCGATAAAACACTGCAGTTTGTTATTT GCCCTGATGGAGGTGTGGGACTGACATATGAACATTCACCTGCAGAGGGGCCGCCCATTATGGCCCTTCTTGACCATGTTCATAAGTATTG TAAGGATCCACCTGAACAACCCAAGATGCCTTTACTTGCTCTTGCTCGTCCAATGAAACTTGAATTCAATGTTTCTTCCGATGTCAAGAGATCTATCGATACAGCAAGTGAAAATATTGATGC TGTTGTTCGTGATGTACAGATGAATTGTATCAAGTTTGCAGATTTTGGGAAGAATTTCCCCAAGTCTTGCAAGATAAGTCCGGATGCATTTATTCAG GTTGCTCTTCAACTTGCATACATGAAGATGTATCACCAGACTTGCGCAACTTATGAAAGTGCTTCATTGCGTAGATTCCGACTTGGAAGAACAGACACGATAAGATCTTGCACTAATGCTTCGAAAGCATTTTCAGAAGCCATGTTAAATGACAATATGAAT TCCACCAAGAAATCAGAACTTCTTCGTGAAGCTATTGCTTCCCACAGGAAATATACTTCAGATGCAATTGCTGGGGAAGCCATTGACAGACATTTGCTTGGGTTGAAACTCACTGCAATTGAAGCAAAGGAAAATGTTCCTGAGATATTTATGGATCCTACTTATGAAACTGCTATGCATTATAAACTTTCTACTAGTCAG GTACCTTGTAAAGCTGATCTATGCATGGGATTTGGTCCTGTGGTGCCAAATGGATATGGAGTCTGTTATAATCCAAAGGaagaatattttctattttcaatatcaGCATACAACAGTAGCCCTGAGACTGATGCATATAAATTCGGTGACCAATTATCTGAAGCATTAAACGATATGAAGAAGGTTCTACAAGAAGCTGATGCCCTGTCATCTAAATTGTAA
- the LOC120329560 gene encoding carnitine O-acetyltransferase-like isoform X2, producing MLSRCGRPALIRQVVNGSLGPWKSMPNHLPPAPNRFLRHQETLPNLPVPPLQQTLQKYLQAIQPLVDENQFKATESIVQEFGRKGGSGEKLQEKLEHRAKKFENWLSDWWLDAAYLDFRTPVVVNVSPSVTFPRDEFRGHKGQVEHAAKLISGVLDYKIDIDNETLAVEKLGNHPLCMDQYYKILSSCRIPGIKSDLVENYARSWLPPQHIVVAKNNHFFKLSVYNSDGSPLTIDQLEEQLNTIVAAALKKDIGVGILTSDGRNNWAKASKILLKDSTNKHSIRTIQRSIFMVCLDEAVPAVTEEKWTTDMALRALHGGGSEINSANRWFDKTLQFVICPDGGVGLTYEHSPAEGPPIMALLDHVHKYCKDPPEQPKMPLLALARPMKLEFNVSSDVKRSIDTASENIDAVVRDVQMNCIKFADFGKNFPKSCKISPDAFIQVALQLAYMKMYHQTCATYESASLRRFRLGRTDTIRSCTNASKAFSEAMLNDNMNSTKKSELLREAIASHRKYTSDAIAGEAIDRHLLGLKLTAIEAKENVPEIFMDPTYETAMHYKLSTSQVPCKADLCMGFGPVVPNGYGVCYNPKEEYFLFSISAYNSSPETDAYKFGDQLSEALNDMKKVLQEADALSSKL from the exons ATTCGTCAAGTTGTCAACGGATCACTTGGACCTTGGAAAAGTATGCCGAATCATCTTCCTCCCGCACCGAATAGATTTCTCAGACATCAAGAAACTCTTCCCAATTTACCTGTTCCTCCTCTACAACAGACTTTACAGAA GTACTTGCAAGCTATACAACCTCTTGTTGATGAAAATCAATTCAAAGCCACGGAATCAATTGTACAAGAATTTGGAAGGAAAGGGGGATCGGGTGAAAAATTACAAGAGAAGTTGGAACACAGagcgaaaaaatttgaaaattgg CTTTCTGATTGGTGGTTGGATGCGGCATATCTTGACTTCCGAACTCCAGTCGTCGTCAATGTCAGTCCTTCTGTGACCTTTCCACGAGATGAGTTCAGAGGTCACAAAGGTCAGGTTGAACACGCAGCTAAACTTATCTCTGGTGTGTTGGACTATAAGATAGACATTGATAA tgAAACACTTGCTGTTGAAAAACTTGGAAACCATCCATTGTGTATGGAtcaatattataaaatcttatcATCATGCCGAATACCTGGAATTAAAAGTGATTTAGTTGAAAACTATGCAAGATCTTGGCTTCCTCCTCAACATATTGTTGTCGCAAAGAATAATCAT ttttttaagCTGTCAGTGTACAATAGTGATGGCTCCCCTCTTACTATTGATCAATTAGAAGAACAATTGAATACAATAGTAGCTGCAGCTCTAAAGAAAGATATTGGTGTTGGAATACTGACTTCTGATGGAAGAAATAACTGGGCAAAAGCATCAAAAATATTACTTAAAG ATTCAACAAACAAGCATTCGATACGAACCATCCAACGTTCAATATTCATGGTATGTTTGGACGAAGCAGTTCCAGCAGTTACAGAAGAGAAATGGACGACTGACATGGCACTCCGAGCACTGCATGGTGGTGGAAGCGAAATTAATTCAGCAAACAGATGGTTCGATAAAACACTGCAGTTTGTTATTT GCCCTGATGGAGGTGTGGGACTGACATATGAACATTCACCTGCAGAGGGGCCGCCCATTATGGCCCTTCTTGACCATGTTCATAAGTATTG TAAGGATCCACCTGAACAACCCAAGATGCCTTTACTTGCTCTTGCTCGTCCAATGAAACTTGAATTCAATGTTTCTTCCGATGTCAAGAGATCTATCGATACAGCAAGTGAAAATATTGATGC TGTTGTTCGTGATGTACAGATGAATTGTATCAAGTTTGCAGATTTTGGGAAGAATTTCCCCAAGTCTTGCAAGATAAGTCCGGATGCATTTATTCAG GTTGCTCTTCAACTTGCATACATGAAGATGTATCACCAGACTTGCGCAACTTATGAAAGTGCTTCATTGCGTAGATTCCGACTTGGAAGAACAGACACGATAAGATCTTGCACTAATGCTTCGAAAGCATTTTCAGAAGCCATGTTAAATGACAATATGAAT TCCACCAAGAAATCAGAACTTCTTCGTGAAGCTATTGCTTCCCACAGGAAATATACTTCAGATGCAATTGCTGGGGAAGCCATTGACAGACATTTGCTTGGGTTGAAACTCACTGCAATTGAAGCAAAGGAAAATGTTCCTGAGATATTTATGGATCCTACTTATGAAACTGCTATGCATTATAAACTTTCTACTAGTCAG GTACCTTGTAAAGCTGATCTATGCATGGGATTTGGTCCTGTGGTGCCAAATGGATATGGAGTCTGTTATAATCCAAAGGaagaatattttctattttcaatatcaGCATACAACAGTAGCCCTGAGACTGATGCATATAAATTCGGTGACCAATTATCTGAAGCATTAAACGATATGAAGAAGGTTCTACAAGAAGCTGATGCCCTGTCATCTAAATTGTAA
- the LOC120329560 gene encoding carnitine O-acetyltransferase-like isoform X1 encodes MGCRVSSCLKRGDSANNDSELTKPDNVGQVDTNRTIPVRSRVKSQIRQVVNGSLGPWKSMPNHLPPAPNRFLRHQETLPNLPVPPLQQTLQKYLQAIQPLVDENQFKATESIVQEFGRKGGSGEKLQEKLEHRAKKFENWLSDWWLDAAYLDFRTPVVVNVSPSVTFPRDEFRGHKGQVEHAAKLISGVLDYKIDIDNETLAVEKLGNHPLCMDQYYKILSSCRIPGIKSDLVENYARSWLPPQHIVVAKNNHFFKLSVYNSDGSPLTIDQLEEQLNTIVAAALKKDIGVGILTSDGRNNWAKASKILLKDSTNKHSIRTIQRSIFMVCLDEAVPAVTEEKWTTDMALRALHGGGSEINSANRWFDKTLQFVICPDGGVGLTYEHSPAEGPPIMALLDHVHKYCKDPPEQPKMPLLALARPMKLEFNVSSDVKRSIDTASENIDAVVRDVQMNCIKFADFGKNFPKSCKISPDAFIQVALQLAYMKMYHQTCATYESASLRRFRLGRTDTIRSCTNASKAFSEAMLNDNMNSTKKSELLREAIASHRKYTSDAIAGEAIDRHLLGLKLTAIEAKENVPEIFMDPTYETAMHYKLSTSQVPCKADLCMGFGPVVPNGYGVCYNPKEEYFLFSISAYNSSPETDAYKFGDQLSEALNDMKKVLQEADALSSKL; translated from the exons ATGGGTTGCCGAGTCAGCTCATGCTTAAAAAGGGGCGACTCAGCAAACAATGATTCAGAATTAACAAAACCTGATAATGTTGGCCAAGTTGACACAAATCGAACTATTCCTGTCAGATCTAGAGTGAAGTCACAG ATTCGTCAAGTTGTCAACGGATCACTTGGACCTTGGAAAAGTATGCCGAATCATCTTCCTCCCGCACCGAATAGATTTCTCAGACATCAAGAAACTCTTCCCAATTTACCTGTTCCTCCTCTACAACAGACTTTACAGAA GTACTTGCAAGCTATACAACCTCTTGTTGATGAAAATCAATTCAAAGCCACGGAATCAATTGTACAAGAATTTGGAAGGAAAGGGGGATCGGGTGAAAAATTACAAGAGAAGTTGGAACACAGagcgaaaaaatttgaaaattgg CTTTCTGATTGGTGGTTGGATGCGGCATATCTTGACTTCCGAACTCCAGTCGTCGTCAATGTCAGTCCTTCTGTGACCTTTCCACGAGATGAGTTCAGAGGTCACAAAGGTCAGGTTGAACACGCAGCTAAACTTATCTCTGGTGTGTTGGACTATAAGATAGACATTGATAA tgAAACACTTGCTGTTGAAAAACTTGGAAACCATCCATTGTGTATGGAtcaatattataaaatcttatcATCATGCCGAATACCTGGAATTAAAAGTGATTTAGTTGAAAACTATGCAAGATCTTGGCTTCCTCCTCAACATATTGTTGTCGCAAAGAATAATCAT ttttttaagCTGTCAGTGTACAATAGTGATGGCTCCCCTCTTACTATTGATCAATTAGAAGAACAATTGAATACAATAGTAGCTGCAGCTCTAAAGAAAGATATTGGTGTTGGAATACTGACTTCTGATGGAAGAAATAACTGGGCAAAAGCATCAAAAATATTACTTAAAG ATTCAACAAACAAGCATTCGATACGAACCATCCAACGTTCAATATTCATGGTATGTTTGGACGAAGCAGTTCCAGCAGTTACAGAAGAGAAATGGACGACTGACATGGCACTCCGAGCACTGCATGGTGGTGGAAGCGAAATTAATTCAGCAAACAGATGGTTCGATAAAACACTGCAGTTTGTTATTT GCCCTGATGGAGGTGTGGGACTGACATATGAACATTCACCTGCAGAGGGGCCGCCCATTATGGCCCTTCTTGACCATGTTCATAAGTATTG TAAGGATCCACCTGAACAACCCAAGATGCCTTTACTTGCTCTTGCTCGTCCAATGAAACTTGAATTCAATGTTTCTTCCGATGTCAAGAGATCTATCGATACAGCAAGTGAAAATATTGATGC TGTTGTTCGTGATGTACAGATGAATTGTATCAAGTTTGCAGATTTTGGGAAGAATTTCCCCAAGTCTTGCAAGATAAGTCCGGATGCATTTATTCAG GTTGCTCTTCAACTTGCATACATGAAGATGTATCACCAGACTTGCGCAACTTATGAAAGTGCTTCATTGCGTAGATTCCGACTTGGAAGAACAGACACGATAAGATCTTGCACTAATGCTTCGAAAGCATTTTCAGAAGCCATGTTAAATGACAATATGAAT TCCACCAAGAAATCAGAACTTCTTCGTGAAGCTATTGCTTCCCACAGGAAATATACTTCAGATGCAATTGCTGGGGAAGCCATTGACAGACATTTGCTTGGGTTGAAACTCACTGCAATTGAAGCAAAGGAAAATGTTCCTGAGATATTTATGGATCCTACTTATGAAACTGCTATGCATTATAAACTTTCTACTAGTCAG GTACCTTGTAAAGCTGATCTATGCATGGGATTTGGTCCTGTGGTGCCAAATGGATATGGAGTCTGTTATAATCCAAAGGaagaatattttctattttcaatatcaGCATACAACAGTAGCCCTGAGACTGATGCATATAAATTCGGTGACCAATTATCTGAAGCATTAAACGATATGAAGAAGGTTCTACAAGAAGCTGATGCCCTGTCATCTAAATTGTAA